From the Musa acuminata AAA Group cultivar baxijiao chromosome BXJ3-7, Cavendish_Baxijiao_AAA, whole genome shotgun sequence genome, one window contains:
- the LOC135643372 gene encoding DNA-directed RNA polymerases II, IV and V subunit 9A-like, with the protein MSTMKFCRECNNILYPKEDREQKVLLYACRNCDHQEVADNNCVYRNVVHHSVVEFTQVLQDVAADPTLPRTRAVQCAVCNHPEAVFFQATTRGEEGMTLFFVCCNPSCGYRWRD; encoded by the exons ATGAGTACCATGAAGTTTTGCCGTGAATG CAACAATATCTTGTACCCAAAAGAAGACAGGGAGCAGAAGGTCCTCCTTTATGCCTGCCGCAACTGTGATCATCAG GAGGTTGCTGACAACAACTGTGTATATAGAAATGTGGTACATCATTCTGTTGTAGAGTTCACACAAGTCCTGCAGGATGTGGCAGCTGACCCAACTCTTCCTCGTACCAGAGCTGTACAGTGTGCCGTTTGCAACCATCCCGAAGCTGTCTTCTTCCAG GCAACGACTCGAGGGGAGGAAGGAATGACGCTGTTTTTTGTCTGCTGCAATCCAAGCTGTGGCTACAGATGGAGAGATTGA